The following nucleotide sequence is from uncultured Roseateles sp..
TTGCCTACTTCCACCATGGCCACGCGAGCTTTCTGCTGCAGGACTTCTATGTGCGCGAGCATGCCGACAACTTTCTGATGCACCTGCTGGTGGAGGACGTAGCGGCCTGGCACGCGATGGCCAAGGCGGTGGCCCAGCAGTTCGAGGTGCGCATAGGCGAGCCGGAGGACCAGCCCTGGGCCATGCGCGACTTCGTCCTGTTCGACCCCAGCGGCGTGCTGTGGCGCATCGGCCAGAACCTGCCCAAGCCCGCTTGAGGAGGGCCTCGCCATGGCCAGCGCAAACCGCAAACTGGGCCCCGCAGACAGCAGTGCCGCCGTCGACGAGTTGATGGCAAGCCTGGCGCATCCGCACCGGGATGCGATAGCCGCCCTGCGCGAGATCGTCCGCGGCGCGGACGCCGGCATCGCCGAGGGCGTGAAGTGGAACGCACCCAGCTTTCGCACCACCGAATACTTCGCCACCACGCACCTGCGTGCCAAGACCGGCATAGCCCTGATCCTGCACCTGGGCGCCAAGGTGCGTGACATCCCCTCGCTCACCGTGGATGACCCCCAGGGCCTGCTGAGCTGGCTGGCCAAGGACCGGGCCATGGTCAGCTGGGCAGTGCTGCCCGAGCTGCAGGCCCAGGCCCCGGCTCTGCAGGCGCTGATACGGCGCTGGATCGCCTTTGTCTGAACACCGCGCCTGTGCTTCAATCGACCGGGTGGTTCCCCCGGCGGCATCTTCGATGCCGAGGTTGCGGGGCCGCACAACGAAAGCCAAGCGCATGAACCCGATCCGACTGATTGCCATCGTCCTCTTGATTGGCGGCACCCTGGCCCTGGTCTATGGCGGCTTCAGCTACACCAAGGACACGACGGCCGTGAAGCTGGGCCCGATCGAGCTGTCCGTCAAGGAAAAAGAGTCGGTCAACATCCCCATCTGGGCTGGCGTGGGCGCCATTGTGGCCGGCGGCCTGCTGCTGGCCTTTGGCGGCCGCAAGGGCTGACCGACCTACCATGGATCTCGGGCTCAAAGGCCTGCGGGCCGTCGTCACCGGGGGCTCGGCGGGCATAGGCGCCGCCGTGGTGCGGGCGCTGGCGGCCGAGGGCTGCGATGTGGCTTTCTGTGCCCGCACGCCGGCCCGCATAGCTGACGCGCTGACGGCGCTGCAAGGTCTGCCCGGCCGGGTGCAGGCTCAAGCCGTGGACGTGACGGACACGGCGCAGTTCCAGGCCTGGCTGGCCGGGCTGGGCGGCTTCGACATCTTCGTGGCCAATGTCAGCGCCCTGTCGGGTGACTGGGCCGCGGCGCTGGCCACCGACATCCGCGCCACCGTCGATGCCACCGAGGCCGCCCTGCCCTGGCTGCAGCGCTCGCCCCATGGCGCGTTGACCTATATCGGATCCAAGGCCGGGTCGCTGGCCGCGCCGAACTCGGCCGCCTATGGTGCGGCCAAGGCGGCGATGGCGCATTACATGAAGTCGCTGTCGGCGCGGCTGTTGCCGGCGGTGCGCGTCAACACCGTCTCGCCCGGAGACACCCTGTTCGACGGCGGCCTGTGGGACCGCGTGCGCCGCGATGAGCCCGAGGTCTATCAAAAGGTGCTGCAGCGCAACCCGACGCAGCGCCTGGCCACGGCGGAGGAGGTGGCCCGCGTCGTCGCCTTTGTGTCCAGCCCGGCCGCCAGCTTTGTGGCCGGGGCCAACTGGTATATCGATGGCGGTTCGGTCCAGCATGTGCAGATCTGAGCGATGACCATACTGATACCCATGACGGAGGCCGGCTTCGACCGCTATCTGGAGGCCGCCATTGCCAGCTTCGCCCAGGAACAGATCACCGCTGGCCGCTGGACGGCCGAACAGGCGCCGGCCCTGTCCCGCGAAGACTTCATGGGCCTGCTGCCCCAGGGCCTGGCCACGCCGGACCAGCACCTGTTCGAGATCCTCGACGAGGCCGGCGGCACGACGATAGGCTGGCTGTGGTTTGCGGTGATGCGCAAGAGCGGTGTGCGCATCGCCTATGTCTATGACCTCGAGGTGATGCCCGAACACCGCCGCCGCGGCCATGCGCGCGCCGCCTTCAAGGCGATGGAGCCGCTGGTGCGGGCGCTAGGCCTGGCCAGCATCGGCCTGCATGTGTTTGCCCACAATCCCGGCGCCCAGGCCCTGTATGCCTCGCTGGGCTATGAGGTGACGGGCATCAATATGCTCAAGCAGCTGGGCGGCGCAGATGGGCGTTGATTTCATCGCCCTGCTCAGCGCGGGTCAGATCGCGCCACGCGACTGCATCCAGCCAGTGGCAGCCGCGCGCCTCACGATGGAGCCGCAACGGGCCGAGCATGCCGAGGCGATGTTCGAGGTCCTCAGCGACCCGGCCCTGTATGAATACGAAAACGCGCCGCCGGCCTCGCTGGATGCGCTGCGCGAGCGCTACCGCCAACTCGAGTCCCGCGTCTCGCCCAATGGCGCCGAGCTGTGGCTCAACTGGATCTTGCGCTTGGCCGGCGGCACGCCTATCGGCTATGTGCAGGCCACCTTGCGGCCGCAGGGCCGCGCCGCCATCGCCTACGAGCTGGGCAGCGCCTGGTGGGGCCAAGGCCTGGCCAGCGAGGCCGTGCAGGCGATGGTGGACGAGCTGGCGCAGCACTACCAGGTGCACCATCTGTTCGCCGTGCACAAGCAGCAGAATCAGCGCTCGCACCGGCTGCTGCTGCGCCTGGCCTTCACCCCCTGTTCGGCCGAAGAACATGCGCAGCGTGGGGTTGACGCCGATGAATTGCTGATGCAAAAACAGCTGCCCTGACAGGAGCCCGCCATGCCCGATATTCGCTACGTCGTCATGCACCACCCCGGCCCGCGCTGGCAGGCCGGCGTCCCGCTGTTCGAGCAGCAGGGCTTGCAGGCCCATGTTGAGCACTACCGGCAGTTGCTGGCCCAGGGCAAGCTGGCACTGGGCGGGCCGTTTCTCGATGCGGCGGCCGGCGGCATGATGGTGCCGACCGCAGGGCTGGACGAGGCCGAGATCCGAGCCTTTGCCGAGGCCGATCCGGCCGTCGTCTCGGGCCTGCTGACGTTCGAGCTGAGGCAGTGGATGGTGGGCATGCGGGCATGAGCGAAGCGCCACCAGCTGGTGCTGGGCGAGAAGCCGCGGCCGCACGATGTGGCCGTGCACACCAACCTCAAAGGAAGCCACAGCTCATGCCTCTGACCCGCCTTATTGCGCTTGTCGCCCTGAGCTCGGCGCTGTCCCTGCCCACCCAGGCCCAGCTGCCGGTGCAGGCCAACCCCGACCACGCCGCCCTGCTGGCCAGCCCCGATGCCCGGCTGGCCGCCAACAAGCGCCTGGTCTATGACTTCTGGCGCGAGGTGTTCGAGGGCGGCCATATGGAGCTGGTCGACAAGTATCTGGCCGAGGGTTATATCCAGCACAACCCCACCGTGCCCACCGGCCGCGCCGGCTTTGTTGCCGTGTTCTCGCAGTTCGCCAAGCCCAAGCCGATACAGGACAAGGTGCGCGCGCCGCTGGTGGCCATCATCGCCGAGGGCGATCTGGTCGTGCTGTCATTCGCGCGCACCGGCACCGACCCCAAGGACCCGCAGAAGAAATACAGCACGACCTGGTTCGATATGTTCCGCATCGAGGGCGGCAAGATCGCGGAGCACTGGGATCCGGCGACGCCTTGAGATGGCCCACCGCCCATGCTCCCGCTCGCGCTCGTCCTGCTCATCACCACCGGCCTGGCCCACTCCTACCTGGGCGAACGCTACCTGCTGATGCGGCTCTTCAAGCGCCAGGATTTGCCGAAGCTGCTCGGCAGCACCGCGTTCACCATCGGCACGCTGCGTTTTGTCTGGCACCTGACGACCGTGGCCTGGTGGGGGCTGGCCTACCTGGTGTACTTCGCCTGGAGCGGCACGGTAGGCAAGGATCAGGTGCTCGCCGTCATCGGCGTCACCTCGCTGGTGTCGGCCGCGTTCCCGCTGTACTTCACGCGCGGCAGGCATTTGTCGTGGATTGTCTTTCTGCTGATTGGGGTTTTGGCGCTCGCGTCGAGGGTTGGCCCGTGAGACGTTTTTTTGTAATCGATGCAATTCACTGACCTGCCCATCAGCAGCCATCCGCGGGTCGCGCTGCGTCCGCTGACAAGCGAAGACCTGCCCGCCTGGTACGCCTATCTGTCGCAGCCACTGGTGTATGAGCACACCAGCTGGAATGTGCAGTCGGCCGACGACTTGCAGTCCTATGTCGGGATTGACCCTGCCGCAACGGCGCCGCTGCGCTTGGCGATTGCCCCGCGCAGCAGCGACCAGCTGATCGGCACGGCTGGATTCCACACGGTATCGCCGCTGAACCGCAGCGCCGAAATCGCCTACGATCTGGCGCCTGGGCATTGGGGTCAGGGCATTGCCACTACGGTGTGCCACACGCTGGTGGACTGGGCCTTTGGCCACCTCGGCCTGCTCAGGGTGCAAGCCACCTGCCTGGAATCGAATGAGCGGTCGAGCCGGGTACTGGAGACCTGCGGCTTCCAGCGCGAAGGGATGCTGCGCAGCTATCGCATGGTGCGGGGCACACCGGGCAATTTCTGGATGTTTTCAAGGATCACTGCGCCATGACCGACAGCACCCACCCCCACCTGATACAGACGCTGGCCCAGCTCGAAGCGCTGTTCGGCAGCGTCGGCGAGGCTTCGATGAAGAAGGAGGTGGCCTATCTGCACCCCAGCTATGCAGCGCTGATCAAGGCCTCGCCCTTTGCCACGCTGGCCACGGCCGGCCCGGAGGGGTTGGATGCCTCGCCGCGCGGCGATCCGCCGGGTTTTGTGCAGGTGCTCGATGAGAAGACCCTGCTGCTGCCCGAGCGCCGCGGCAACAACCGCATCGACAGCCTGCGCAACATCATGGCCGACCCGCGCGTGGCCCTGCTGTTCCTGATACCCGGCATCGGCGAGACGCTGCGCGTCAACGGCCGGGCCCGCATCAGCGTCGCGCCGGAGCTGCTGGAGCGCTGCGCGATGGCGGGCAAGCTGCCGCAGTGCGTGATCGTGATCGATATCGAGCGCGTGTTCTTCCAGTGCGCCCGGGCGATCCAGCGCTCCCGGCTGTGGGACACCGGGGATGCGAAGCCCGAGGTGCCCAGCGCCGGCGCGATCCTGGAAGCGTTGACCGACTCCTCGATCAACGGCGCAGAGTACGACCGCGAGGCGCCAGCCCGGCAGGCCAGGACACTGTACTGAGCCAGCCCGCTCAGATGCCGATCTTGCCGACGTAGAGCACCGGCCCGGTCGGTGCGCCGGTGGTGGAGCCGCCGGACGGCTCAAGGCTCACCGCCAGCGCCGCCGTACCGACCGGTACCCGGCTCTTCTGCACCAGCGAGGCGCCCTGAGCGGCGATCAGGCCCAGCGAGCGCGGGGCGCCCTGGGGCGGCACGGCCCACAGCTCCAGCGCGCGGTCGGCCTCCAGGCTGACCGGCTGCAGCGCACGGGTGACCACGGCGCGGCCATCGGGGCTGATGCTGGCAACGAAGCGGGCGTTCATCACACCACCGGCCGCGGCTTGTGTCGATTCCTGGGTCGACTCCAGCACCACCACGATGGGCGGTTGCACCGGTTCCGGCACGGCCAGCAGCACGGCCAGGCCGACGACGGCCGCGGTGCTCAGGCCCGACAGCGCGCGCCAGAAGCTCACGCCCTGCCACCAGCGCTGCACGGCCGGGGCGGGATTCAGATGGCCCAGCTGCTGCTGGATGCGCTGCCAGACCACCGGCGGCGGCGTGACCGGCGGTACGCTGGTGCTCAAGGGCATCAGCCTGGCCTGCCAGCTGTGCAGCGCATGGCGCAGCGCCGGATGGGCCGGCAGCAAGGCCTCATAGCGACGGCGGGCCGGGCCGCGAAGGGTACCGGCGGCATAGGCGGCGGCCAGGCGGTCGGCGAGTGGGGGGCGGCTGTAATCCATGTTCAGGCCTGACCTGCAGGCGAGCCCGCGTTGACATCACGCAGCTGCGCATGTTCCAGACAATTCTTCAGCGACAGCAGCGCGCGCCGCACCCAGCTCTTCACCGTGCCCAGCGGCTGGGCCATTTTTTCGGCCACCTCGGCATGGCTGAGGCCATCGTAAAAAGCCAGGGCCAGGCTTTGCTTTTGCATCGCGTTCAGATCCTGCATGCAGTGGTTCAGTGCCCTGGCCTCGGTGGCGCGGCTCAGCAGTTCCAGCGGCCCGGGCGCCTCGTCGGCGGCCAGATCGACGGCATCGGGAGCGTCGTCGTCATCGTCGCTGCGCCGGCTGACCTGGACCTGAGGCTGGGTCTGCTGGCGGCGCAGACTGTCGATGGCGGCGTTGCGCGCCACGCTGGTCAGCCAGGTCAGCGGCTGGCTCTGGGCGGCATCGAAACCAGCGGCGGAGCGCCAGACCTTGACGAAGACCTCTTGCAGAATGTCCTCGGCCGCGGCCTGGTCGCGCTGAATGCGCAGCACCACGCCGAACAGCCTGGCGCTGCTGCGCTCGTAGAGCCTGGCAAACGCCTCGCGGTCACCGAGGCCGACGCGGGCCAGCAGCTGCGACAGCTCTTTGCTGCTTTGTGACCAGTCTTGGGCAGGCAGGGGCATGATGGGTTCCAGAAGGGCTGAACGAACTTGTACGCGATCTGCGACGTTTTGGATGCAGCGCTACGGGCAAACCCCGCCCGGGCAAGCCTCGGGGTCCGCCCCCCAGCCGCTAGACTGCCGGCAATCCCCCCGAGAAAAGCACCCATGCATGCCTTCCTGCCTTTGCTGTTGATCGCGCTGCTCGGCCCGGCCCATGCCGCCGAGCCACCGGTGGTGCTGGAGAACTCGCTGGGCATGAAGTTCGTGCGCATCCCGGCGGGCGAGTTCGTGATGGGCAGCGTCGAGTCGCCCGAGCAGCTGGCCAAGGCCTATCCGCAGTACGAGCCCGAGCGCTTCACCCAGCTCGGTGATGAGGGGCCCCTCCATCGGGTGCGCATCACCAAGCCCTTCTACCTGGGCCAGCACGAGGTGACGGTGGGGCAGTTCCGGCGCTTTCTGGCCGCCTCGGGCTATGTGCCCGAGTCGATTGCCGATGGCACCGGCGGCTATGGCTACAACCCGGCCTATGACCCCGCCACGTCGAAACGCGGCGACGCCTTCGAGGGCCGCGACCCCAAATACTCCTGGCAAAACCCCGGTTTTGCCCAGACCGACCAGCACCCGGTGCTGAACGTGACCTGGAACGACGCCGTGGCCATGGCCGCCTGGCTCAGCAAGACCGAGGGCAAGACCTACCGCCTGCCCACCGAGGCCGAGTGGGAATACGCCTGCCGCGCCGGCACGCGCACCCGCTATGCCAGCGGCGACGACCCGCAGTCGTTGCTGCGCATGGCCAACATCTTCGATGCCGACTCGAAGCAGAACTGGCCCAAATGGCAGCAATTTGCACTCAAGGGCTCTGATGGCTATGCCTTCACCGCACCGGTGGGCAGCTTTGCGCCGAATGCCTGGGGCCTGTACGACATGCACGGCAATGCCTGGGAATGGGTGGCCGACTGGCATGGCGACGACTACTACGCCAAGTCGCCGGTGGACGACCCGCAGGGCCCGGCCGATGGCGATGTGCGCGTGCGCCGCGGCGGCTCCTGGCACACCTGGGCCTTCTACGCCCGCTCGTCCTACCGCAACTGGAACAGCGCGGTGACCCGCTACACCCTGGTCGGCATGCGGCTGCTGCGGGAAGCCGACTGACGATCCGAATATTCGGGTTATTACCTAATTACGAATCAGGCTTTCCCTTTTCGGGAGGGCTTGGATAGATTCGCGGCTCTTGAAAATATTCGGCCGTGCGCTCTGTTCCCCGTGATTCGTATCAGCAAAGTCAGCAAAACATTCCAGATCAACGGTGAACCGCGGGCGGCGCTGGACAACATCAGCCTGGACATCCGCGCCGGCGAGGTCTTCGGCATCATCGGCCGCTCGGGCGCCGGCAAGAGCACCCTGGTGCGCACCCTGAACCTGCTGGAGCGGCCCAGCAGCGGCCAGATCGTCGTCGCCGGGCAGGACATCACCGCGCTGAACGCAGGCGAATTGCAGCGCTTCCGCCGCCGCGTCGGCATGGTGTTTCAGCACTTCAATCTGCTGCAGGCAAAGACGGTGGCCGAGAACATACGCTTCCCGCTGAAGCTGGGCGGCACGCTGAGCGCCGCACAGATGGACGCGCGGGTCGAGGAGCTGCTGCAGCTGGTGGGCCTGGCCGAGCAGCGCCACCAGTACCCGGCCCAGCTGTCGGGCGGGCAGAAGCAGCGCGTCGGCATTGCCCGCGCGCTGGCCAATCAGCCCGATGTGCTGCTGTGCGACGAGGCCACCTCGGCGCTGGACCCCGAGACCACCCAGTCCATCCTGCGCCTGCTGCTGGACATCAACCGCCGGCTGAACCTGACCATCGTGCTGATCACCCACGAGATGGACGTGATTCGCGCCGTCTGCGACCGCGTGGCCATCCTCGAGCGCGGCCGGCTGGTCGAGACGGGCGAGGTGGCCGATGTGTTCCTGTTCCCGCAACACGCGGCGACCCGCGCGCTGCTGGCCGAGAGCCACCAGGCCGGCGCCACCGATCTGCAGACGCTGCGCGCCGAGCTCGGCGCCTCCACCCACGGACCGCTGCTGCGGCTGAGCTTTCTCGACGAGGCAGCCACGCAGCCGCTGCTCAGCCAGCTGTCGCTGGAACTGAACCTGCAGCTGAATGTGCTGCAAGGCACCATCGGCCGCATCAAGGGCCGGCCCTTCGGCCAGTTGGTGGTGGAGCTGCTGCACACCGAGCAGGACCTGACCCTGTTGCCCAGGCTGCTGAACGCACTGCGTGGCCGCCGCATCCATTTCGAGGTGCTGGACGAAATGCAGCCGCTGCTGGAGGCCGCGGCATGACGGGCCTCGACAACCTGAACTGGCCCGAGATCGGCGAGGCCACCTTGGACACGCTGAGCATGAGCGGCGTGTCGCTGGCCTTCACCGTGCTCCTGGGCCTGCCGCTGGGCGTGCTGCTGTTCCTCAGCGGCCGCGGCCAGCTGCTGGCCAACCGCCCGG
It contains:
- a CDS encoding VOC family protein — encoded protein: MQTANLSVVEVKAFVPARDFERSMAFYQALGFNRASVGGGIAYFHHGHASFLLQDFYVREHADNFLMHLLVEDVAAWHAMAKAVAQQFEVRIGEPEDQPWAMRDFVLFDPSGVLWRIGQNLPKPA
- a CDS encoding DUF1801 domain-containing protein — encoded protein: MASANRKLGPADSSAAVDELMASLAHPHRDAIAALREIVRGADAGIAEGVKWNAPSFRTTEYFATTHLRAKTGIALILHLGAKVRDIPSLTVDDPQGLLSWLAKDRAMVSWAVLPELQAQAPALQALIRRWIAFV
- a CDS encoding SDR family oxidoreductase; this translates as MDLGLKGLRAVVTGGSAGIGAAVVRALAAEGCDVAFCARTPARIADALTALQGLPGRVQAQAVDVTDTAQFQAWLAGLGGFDIFVANVSALSGDWAAALATDIRATVDATEAALPWLQRSPHGALTYIGSKAGSLAAPNSAAYGAAKAAMAHYMKSLSARLLPAVRVNTVSPGDTLFDGGLWDRVRRDEPEVYQKVLQRNPTQRLATAEEVARVVAFVSSPAASFVAGANWYIDGGSVQHVQI
- a CDS encoding GNAT family N-acetyltransferase, which translates into the protein MTILIPMTEAGFDRYLEAAIASFAQEQITAGRWTAEQAPALSREDFMGLLPQGLATPDQHLFEILDEAGGTTIGWLWFAVMRKSGVRIAYVYDLEVMPEHRRRGHARAAFKAMEPLVRALGLASIGLHVFAHNPGAQALYASLGYEVTGINMLKQLGGADGR
- a CDS encoding GNAT family N-acetyltransferase, yielding MGVDFIALLSAGQIAPRDCIQPVAAARLTMEPQRAEHAEAMFEVLSDPALYEYENAPPASLDALRERYRQLESRVSPNGAELWLNWILRLAGGTPIGYVQATLRPQGRAAIAYELGSAWWGQGLASEAVQAMVDELAQHYQVHHLFAVHKQQNQRSHRLLLRLAFTPCSAEEHAQRGVDADELLMQKQLP
- a CDS encoding YciI family protein, which codes for MPDIRYVVMHHPGPRWQAGVPLFEQQGLQAHVEHYRQLLAQGKLALGGPFLDAAAGGMMVPTAGLDEAEIRAFAEADPAVVSGLLTFELRQWMVGMRA
- a CDS encoding nuclear transport factor 2 family protein; protein product: MPLTRLIALVALSSALSLPTQAQLPVQANPDHAALLASPDARLAANKRLVYDFWREVFEGGHMELVDKYLAEGYIQHNPTVPTGRAGFVAVFSQFAKPKPIQDKVRAPLVAIIAEGDLVVLSFARTGTDPKDPQKKYSTTWFDMFRIEGGKIAEHWDPATP
- a CDS encoding GNAT family protein; the encoded protein is MQFTDLPISSHPRVALRPLTSEDLPAWYAYLSQPLVYEHTSWNVQSADDLQSYVGIDPAATAPLRLAIAPRSSDQLIGTAGFHTVSPLNRSAEIAYDLAPGHWGQGIATTVCHTLVDWAFGHLGLLRVQATCLESNERSSRVLETCGFQREGMLRSYRMVRGTPGNFWMFSRITAP
- a CDS encoding pyridoxamine 5'-phosphate oxidase family protein, producing MTDSTHPHLIQTLAQLEALFGSVGEASMKKEVAYLHPSYAALIKASPFATLATAGPEGLDASPRGDPPGFVQVLDEKTLLLPERRGNNRIDSLRNIMADPRVALLFLIPGIGETLRVNGRARISVAPELLERCAMAGKLPQCVIVIDIERVFFQCARAIQRSRLWDTGDAKPEVPSAGAILEALTDSSINGAEYDREAPARQARTLY
- a CDS encoding anti-sigma factor — encoded protein: MDYSRPPLADRLAAAYAAGTLRGPARRRYEALLPAHPALRHALHSWQARLMPLSTSVPPVTPPPVVWQRIQQQLGHLNPAPAVQRWWQGVSFWRALSGLSTAAVVGLAVLLAVPEPVQPPIVVVLESTQESTQAAAGGVMNARFVASISPDGRAVVTRALQPVSLEADRALELWAVPPQGAPRSLGLIAAQGASLVQKSRVPVGTAALAVSLEPSGGSTTGAPTGPVLYVGKIGI
- a CDS encoding sigma-70 family RNA polymerase sigma factor, with the protein product MPLPAQDWSQSSKELSQLLARVGLGDREAFARLYERSSARLFGVVLRIQRDQAAAEDILQEVFVKVWRSAAGFDAAQSQPLTWLTSVARNAAIDSLRRQQTQPQVQVSRRSDDDDDAPDAVDLAADEAPGPLELLSRATEARALNHCMQDLNAMQKQSLALAFYDGLSHAEVAEKMAQPLGTVKSWVRRALLSLKNCLEHAQLRDVNAGSPAGQA
- a CDS encoding formylglycine-generating enzyme family protein, whose protein sequence is MHAFLPLLLIALLGPAHAAEPPVVLENSLGMKFVRIPAGEFVMGSVESPEQLAKAYPQYEPERFTQLGDEGPLHRVRITKPFYLGQHEVTVGQFRRFLAASGYVPESIADGTGGYGYNPAYDPATSKRGDAFEGRDPKYSWQNPGFAQTDQHPVLNVTWNDAVAMAAWLSKTEGKTYRLPTEAEWEYACRAGTRTRYASGDDPQSLLRMANIFDADSKQNWPKWQQFALKGSDGYAFTAPVGSFAPNAWGLYDMHGNAWEWVADWHGDDYYAKSPVDDPQGPADGDVRVRRGGSWHTWAFYARSSYRNWNSAVTRYTLVGMRLLREAD
- a CDS encoding ATP-binding cassette domain-containing protein gives rise to the protein MIRISKVSKTFQINGEPRAALDNISLDIRAGEVFGIIGRSGAGKSTLVRTLNLLERPSSGQIVVAGQDITALNAGELQRFRRRVGMVFQHFNLLQAKTVAENIRFPLKLGGTLSAAQMDARVEELLQLVGLAEQRHQYPAQLSGGQKQRVGIARALANQPDVLLCDEATSALDPETTQSILRLLLDINRRLNLTIVLITHEMDVIRAVCDRVAILERGRLVETGEVADVFLFPQHAATRALLAESHQAGATDLQTLRAELGASTHGPLLRLSFLDEAATQPLLSQLSLELNLQLNVLQGTIGRIKGRPFGQLVVELLHTEQDLTLLPRLLNALRGRRIHFEVLDEMQPLLEAAA